The sequence CGTGCACAGCAGGATGCGCTGTGGATGGCGGCTTGCCTTGCCTTGTTCAGCCTGGGGCTGGCGGGGCAGGTGTTGACGCCGCCGCTTCCCTTGCGTGGCAGCGCCGTGGTCATGGCAATGCTGTACCAGGGGGCCGCCTGGTGCCTGGTCGAGGCCATGTGCTGGCGCCTTGGCCGGCGCCCGGCGCGCTGGCTGCAGGCCTTGCTGGTAGGGCTGGCAATGGTGGCGCGCATCTACTGCATCTATACGGATGCGCCGTTTTATATGCGGGTGTATGCGCTGAACTTGGGTTTGGGCGCACAACTGGCCGTGGGTACCTGGCGGCTGTGGGGGCAGCGTCCGGCGCTGCGGCTGGAGCGCAGCCTGCGGCTGCTGTTTGCCATGTTGATCCTGAGTTTTTTTGTGCGTACACCCACGACGGTGCCCGCTTCGGAGGGGCTGACCAAGGCCAGTTTGGCGGCCTTGCCCTTCTGGGGCGTGCTGCAGCTGAGCATGCTGGCCTTTGCACTGCTGTTTGCCATGCTGTATGTGGCCATCACCATGCGCGATGCACTGGTGCAGCTGCAGGAGGAACGCAACCGCGACCCGCTGACCCAGCTGCTCAATCGGCGGGCCTTTCTGGAGGCGCTCAAGCATGGCGACCGGCGCCAGGCCGTGGGCACGGTGCTGGTCTGTGATGTGGACCATTTCAAGCAGGTCAACGACCGCTGGGGCCATGCGGCGGGTGATGCTGTGCTCCAGGGCTTTGCCCGTACGCTGCAGGACTGCGTGCGGGAAGGGGATCTGGTGGCACGCTTTGGCGGTGAGGAGTTTGTGCTGCTGCTCTATGGCCTGGCGCCGCAGGATGCTGTTCTGGTGGC comes from Comamonas sp. GB3 AK4-5 and encodes:
- a CDS encoding GGDEF domain-containing protein, with translation MTVGNYYALSLPLCTSLLALGFVVCWRWQRAQQDALWMAACLALFSLGLAGQVLTPPLPLRGSAVVMAMLYQGAAWCLVEAMCWRLGRRPARWLQALLVGLAMVARIYCIYTDAPFYMRVYALNLGLGAQLAVGTWRLWGQRPALRLERSLRLLFAMLILSFFVRTPTTVPASEGLTKASLAALPFWGVLQLSMLAFALLFAMLYVAITMRDALVQLQEERNRDPLTQLLNRRAFLEALKHGDRRQAVGTVLVCDVDHFKQVNDRWGHAAGDAVLQGFARTLQDCVREGDLVARFGGEEFVLLLYGLAPQDAVLVAERIRQRLRSMRLANLPPDQRVTASFGVAPVLALSQWHEAIAQADRLLYAAKAAGRDCVRWEPVAEVRP